One region of Jonesiaceae bacterium BS-20 genomic DNA includes:
- a CDS encoding GntR family transcriptional regulator: MDRAVTSQPGRPGLKRQEIAAQLRAAILAGDYDDGALLPGENELAQQFSVSRGTIRQALKGLAADQLIETQSGVGSFVTFDGQQLNNSGSWGTALAHSGVQLATRILRMEKVIDPELAASVGSASMEFLALDRVRHVVDGAAVSIERSCVPLTPQIATALTTGLIDDSLSATMAAAGLHPSKGEQWISVVPLNVQDAEIVGREQGEMFLHSIRIARDSDGNFVERVVSLLAPERFRLYMNFGA; the protein is encoded by the coding sequence ATGGACAGAGCCGTTACTTCTCAGCCGGGGCGCCCCGGTCTCAAACGCCAGGAAATTGCCGCCCAACTACGCGCGGCAATCCTCGCTGGTGACTACGATGATGGTGCGCTATTACCCGGGGAGAACGAGTTAGCACAACAATTTTCCGTTAGCAGAGGAACAATTCGTCAAGCCCTCAAAGGGTTGGCTGCGGACCAGCTTATCGAGACGCAAAGTGGCGTAGGTTCGTTTGTTACCTTCGATGGACAGCAACTGAACAACTCGGGAAGCTGGGGCACAGCCCTAGCACACAGTGGGGTGCAGTTGGCTACCCGAATACTGCGTATGGAAAAAGTCATTGATCCAGAACTTGCCGCGAGTGTGGGCAGTGCTTCCATGGAATTTCTCGCTTTGGACCGGGTCCGGCATGTAGTTGACGGTGCAGCGGTCTCAATCGAGCGTAGTTGTGTGCCGCTGACCCCTCAAATTGCGACTGCGTTAACAACTGGACTGATCGATGATTCGCTTTCCGCAACAATGGCTGCGGCAGGGTTGCACCCGAGCAAAGGTGAGCAATGGATTTCAGTCGTTCCCCTCAATGTGCAGGACGCTGAGATTGTAGGACGCGAGCAAGGGGAAATGTTTCTGCACAGTATTCGGATCGCTCGTGATAGCGATGGCAACTTTGTTGAACGGGTCGTTAGTTTATTGGCGCCGGAACGATTCCGTCTTTACATGAATTTTGGAGCATGA
- a CDS encoding cytosine permease — MQTTAAPTTGKAALTQIEQRGIEPVPDSERNGNPLQLFWVWFAANISILGLPLGASLVAFQMLNIWQSLLVAAIGAGGSFALVGVVSIAGRRGGAPSMTLSRATFGARGNVGPTFVSLLSRLGWETVNTTTAAFVLLSLFTIVFGTNGEAKKVPVLTVLAIVIFVVCTLLVSGLGHAAILVIQKWATWIFGALNIFVVVFLVATVDWALVANMPAGPVSAVMIGIGVIAAGTGIGWANAGADMARYQRTSVKAKHLIASSAAGAGIPLVVLIGLGALLSAGDGSLAAATDPVAAIRELLPPWMAVPYLIAAFGGLLLSNHLSVYSAGLTTLTLGIRVKRVYAVALDVLVTFVGALYFMLVADSFYGPFITFISLLAIPITAWLGVFLVDMLKRRYYNPQDLMNLRKGSGYWYQGGFEWRAVGSWAVAIVIGFAFTTVHTSADEAWFSGWFADSWIGSHGLAWIATLVVSAGLYFVLGGAQGQVNVPVESEQVNA, encoded by the coding sequence ATGCAAACTACAGCCGCGCCCACAACGGGCAAAGCCGCGCTCACGCAGATTGAGCAGCGCGGAATCGAACCGGTTCCAGACTCTGAGCGAAACGGTAACCCATTACAACTATTTTGGGTTTGGTTCGCCGCTAATATTTCCATTCTTGGGCTGCCGTTGGGGGCTTCCCTCGTTGCGTTCCAGATGCTCAATATTTGGCAGTCCCTTTTGGTCGCTGCAATTGGGGCTGGCGGATCCTTTGCGCTCGTTGGTGTCGTGTCTATTGCTGGACGCCGGGGTGGTGCACCCAGCATGACTCTGTCTAGAGCTACTTTCGGGGCTCGTGGCAATGTGGGGCCAACATTTGTCTCTCTGCTATCCAGACTGGGTTGGGAAACCGTCAATACGACGACCGCTGCATTTGTATTGCTTTCCCTCTTTACCATTGTGTTTGGGACTAATGGCGAGGCTAAGAAAGTGCCCGTGTTGACAGTCCTAGCAATTGTAATTTTTGTCGTGTGCACACTTTTGGTGTCAGGTCTGGGGCACGCTGCAATCCTTGTGATTCAAAAGTGGGCCACTTGGATCTTTGGGGCCTTGAACATATTTGTTGTGGTCTTCCTTGTTGCGACCGTTGACTGGGCGCTTGTAGCTAATATGCCAGCCGGTCCAGTAAGTGCGGTCATGATAGGAATCGGTGTAATTGCTGCTGGAACAGGTATTGGTTGGGCAAACGCAGGTGCAGATATGGCTAGGTATCAGCGCACCTCGGTAAAGGCAAAGCACCTTATTGCTTCAAGTGCGGCGGGTGCAGGTATTCCCCTAGTTGTGCTCATCGGACTTGGCGCACTCCTGAGCGCTGGCGACGGCAGCCTTGCCGCTGCAACTGATCCGGTTGCAGCGATTCGGGAACTCTTGCCACCTTGGATGGCAGTGCCATACCTTATTGCTGCGTTTGGTGGGCTCCTGTTGTCCAACCACTTGTCAGTTTACTCAGCCGGGTTAACTACCCTTACCCTCGGTATCCGTGTCAAGAGGGTCTACGCAGTTGCTCTTGATGTCTTGGTGACTTTTGTAGGTGCCTTGTACTTCATGTTGGTTGCAGACAGCTTCTACGGTCCATTCATCACGTTTATTTCCCTACTAGCAATTCCTATTACTGCCTGGTTGGGCGTATTCCTGGTGGATATGCTCAAGCGCCGCTACTACAATCCGCAAGATCTCATGAACCTACGCAAGGGAAGTGGGTACTGGTACCAAGGTGGATTTGAATGGCGCGCAGTAGGTAGCTGGGCGGTAGCGATTGTAATCGGTTTTGCTTTCACTACGGTCCACACATCTGCTGATGAAGCTTGGTTCTCAGGGTGGTTTGCGGATAGTTGGATCGGTTCCCACGGACTGGCATGGATCGCAACGCTTGTAGTGAGTGCTGGCCTCTACTTCGTCCTCGGTGGGGCGCAGGGTCAAGTAAACGTTCCGGTGGAAAGTGAGCAGGTCAATGCCTAA
- a CDS encoding ThuA domain-containing protein, with amino-acid sequence MTSHEATALMIHGGWEGHSPAESVDIMVPALEEGGFKVSVESSLEVYADEDFISQFSVIVQNWTMGEILPDELRGLVSAVKRGTGLAGWHGGIVDSFRMATDYLQMIGGQFAAHPHDIVDYEVNIKPEQRDNPIIGGIPDFSVHSEQYWILADPLSEVLATTTIPVREDDPWHQPVESPVLWTRQWGKGRVFVNAIGHTLGDLVVPEFQQLTVRGVRWAAGLEPQR; translated from the coding sequence ATGACCTCGCATGAAGCAACGGCGCTGATGATCCATGGTGGCTGGGAAGGGCACTCGCCTGCCGAGTCCGTGGATATTATGGTTCCCGCTCTCGAAGAAGGCGGCTTCAAGGTCTCCGTAGAATCCTCGCTTGAGGTATACGCGGATGAGGACTTTATTTCACAGTTCTCAGTTATTGTGCAGAACTGGACCATGGGTGAAATCTTGCCGGATGAGTTGCGTGGTTTGGTATCTGCAGTCAAACGTGGCACCGGATTGGCTGGGTGGCACGGTGGCATTGTTGACTCGTTCCGGATGGCCACGGACTATCTGCAAATGATAGGTGGTCAGTTTGCGGCGCACCCTCATGACATTGTGGACTACGAAGTCAATATCAAACCGGAGCAGCGCGATAACCCAATTATTGGGGGAATACCGGACTTCTCCGTGCACAGCGAACAGTACTGGATCCTGGCTGATCCGCTGAGCGAGGTCTTGGCTACCACGACTATTCCTGTGCGAGAAGACGACCCATGGCACCAGCCAGTTGAATCTCCGGTGCTGTGGACCCGGCAATGGGGTAAGGGAAGAGTCTTTGTAAACGCAATTGGACATACTCTTGGCGACCTTGTGGTCCCTGAGTTCCAGCAGTTGACCGTCCGTGGTGTGCGCTGGGCTGCCGGATTGGAACCGCAGCGCTAG
- a CDS encoding RNA polymerase sigma factor: protein MKIPFEALVQEHGSTVLRVCRAVVGPIDARDAWSETFLSALQKYPELPANANVQAWLVTIAHRKALDIIRRSDRTVPVSEVPDTSLVQDANEFDVLDAAAVWQIVKLLPPRQRQVVAYRYLGGLSFQEIAEVVGGTAAAARRACSDGLANLRSRHIEELSNPSTFGGMQ, encoded by the coding sequence ATGAAGATACCATTTGAAGCCCTCGTCCAGGAGCACGGCAGCACCGTACTACGCGTGTGCCGGGCTGTTGTGGGGCCTATAGATGCACGGGACGCATGGTCGGAAACGTTCTTATCCGCGTTGCAGAAATATCCTGAACTACCTGCAAACGCCAATGTCCAAGCTTGGCTGGTGACAATTGCGCACCGCAAAGCACTCGATATTATTCGCCGGTCAGACCGGACAGTACCGGTATCTGAGGTTCCAGATACTTCTTTGGTCCAAGATGCCAATGAATTCGATGTGTTGGATGCTGCGGCAGTTTGGCAGATAGTCAAACTCTTGCCTCCACGGCAGCGCCAGGTGGTTGCTTACCGGTACCTCGGGGGTCTTTCTTTTCAGGAGATCGCAGAAGTCGTTGGTGGCACCGCAGCAGCGGCACGCAGGGCTTGCTCTGATGGTTTAGCAAACCTCAGATCAAGACATATTGAAGAACTTAGTAACCCCTCAACATTTGGCGGTATGCAATGA
- a CDS encoding DNA-3-methyladenine glycosylase I: MPPLDSGAVICPDGLIRPAWAASNEMLQNYYDHEWGMPVRDEHGMFERLTLEGFQAGLSWATILKKRDRFRTVFEDFIPDRIALFSEDKVAELLQDAGIIRNRAKILATIKNAKATIKLREDGGLAEFIWSFQPELTPQPHRLMDVPTQSEESVALSKALKKRDFGFVGPTTMFALMEAAGIVDTHLMSSHRRGSSGVWPV; the protein is encoded by the coding sequence TTGCCGCCACTCGATTCGGGCGCAGTAATCTGCCCAGACGGTCTAATACGTCCAGCTTGGGCTGCTTCCAACGAGATGCTGCAGAATTATTACGATCACGAATGGGGCATGCCCGTAAGGGACGAGCATGGGATGTTCGAGCGTCTAACCCTGGAAGGTTTCCAAGCTGGACTTTCTTGGGCCACTATCTTGAAGAAGCGGGATCGGTTCCGCACAGTTTTTGAAGATTTTATTCCCGACCGGATCGCCCTGTTCTCTGAGGACAAGGTCGCTGAACTCCTACAAGACGCCGGAATCATTCGTAACCGCGCAAAGATTTTGGCCACGATCAAGAATGCCAAGGCCACCATCAAGCTACGAGAAGACGGAGGTCTGGCTGAATTCATCTGGTCTTTCCAGCCCGAGCTGACTCCACAACCTCATCGTTTGATGGACGTGCCTACTCAGAGCGAAGAGTCAGTTGCCCTTTCCAAAGCTTTGAAAAAGCGTGACTTTGGATTCGTCGGACCCACCACGATGTTTGCCCTCATGGAGGCGGCAGGAATCGTTGATACCCACCTGATGTCCAGTCATCGCAGGGGATCCTCCGGAGTCTGGCCGGTCTGA
- a CDS encoding methylated-DNA--[protein]-cysteine S-methyltransferase, translating into MISNPFGQLGEVPASTVEKLLQDLQTEAQHQELLDVGYELYDSPVGQLLLAATPVGLVKVGFEQTDHQSTLQDLASKVSPRILKAPSLLDPVRKQLDEYFAGKRKDFEVPLDRRLSHGFRKLVVEQLSRIPYGQTQTYAQIANTLENPKAVRAVGSACATNPLPIIVPCHRVLRSDGSLGGYLGGLAAKTTLLDLESGTHDLFT; encoded by the coding sequence ATGATTTCCAATCCTTTTGGGCAACTCGGTGAGGTTCCTGCCAGCACCGTAGAGAAGCTCTTGCAAGATCTGCAAACCGAAGCACAGCATCAAGAACTCCTTGATGTTGGCTACGAGCTCTATGACTCCCCGGTGGGACAGCTCTTACTTGCCGCGACCCCCGTTGGTTTGGTCAAGGTTGGGTTTGAACAGACCGATCACCAATCCACACTGCAGGACCTCGCTTCCAAAGTGAGCCCTCGAATCCTCAAGGCACCTTCACTGCTAGACCCGGTCCGCAAACAGTTGGATGAGTATTTTGCCGGCAAGCGCAAGGACTTCGAGGTTCCTCTCGATCGCCGTTTGTCACACGGGTTCCGCAAGCTCGTTGTTGAGCAACTGAGCCGGATCCCCTACGGCCAAACCCAGACCTACGCGCAGATTGCCAACACCCTTGAGAACCCCAAGGCGGTGCGTGCAGTTGGTTCCGCGTGTGCAACTAACCCATTGCCCATCATTGTTCCGTGCCACCGGGTACTTCGCTCAGATGGCAGTTTGGGCGGATATTTGGGTGGACTAGCCGCCAAGACCACCCTCCTTGACCTAGAAAGTGGGACTCATGACCTCTTCACCTAG
- a CDS encoding ADP-ribosylglycohydrolase family protein, giving the protein MNLSIADITSRARGAFYGLALGDALGMPTQSMSRSEIVQDYGAITRLVPAGPRQRIAAGMPAGAITDDTEQAVLLAELLVAGDGQIDPMVFATRLLEWERAMAAKGSLDLLGPSTKAAVQMLADGGSVAESGRFGSTNGAAMRITPVGIAHDSSDMSRFVDAVVEASAVTHNTTLGIGSAAAVGAAISAGVRGASQPETIEVAIAAATEGEKRGYWIAGGSIAQRTNWAVNYLKPLSRAEQINAVENVIGTSVASQESVVATLALAAVTTDPWQSLCQAAEVGGDTDTIAAMLGAILGARLGISAWPDTEIAILERVNSLKLNPLIDQLLHLRQN; this is encoded by the coding sequence ATGAACTTGTCAATCGCAGATATTACGAGCAGGGCGCGGGGAGCCTTTTACGGCTTGGCATTGGGAGATGCATTGGGGATGCCAACGCAGTCTATGTCCCGCAGCGAAATTGTCCAAGATTATGGTGCGATCACACGGCTCGTTCCCGCGGGTCCGCGCCAACGCATTGCCGCAGGTATGCCAGCCGGTGCCATCACTGATGACACGGAACAAGCGGTTCTACTGGCCGAGCTGCTAGTCGCGGGCGATGGGCAGATTGATCCAATGGTATTTGCAACCCGACTTCTTGAGTGGGAACGTGCAATGGCAGCCAAGGGCTCTTTGGACTTGCTCGGCCCATCAACAAAAGCCGCGGTACAAATGCTTGCAGATGGTGGGTCCGTTGCAGAATCGGGGCGATTCGGTTCGACGAATGGTGCCGCCATGCGTATCACACCGGTAGGAATTGCCCATGACAGTTCTGACATGTCTCGTTTTGTCGATGCTGTAGTGGAAGCGAGCGCGGTTACCCACAACACGACCTTGGGTATTGGAAGCGCCGCAGCCGTGGGTGCGGCAATTAGTGCTGGCGTCCGTGGTGCGAGTCAGCCGGAGACCATTGAGGTGGCGATCGCTGCGGCAACCGAAGGTGAAAAACGAGGCTATTGGATTGCAGGGGGATCAATAGCTCAGCGCACCAATTGGGCGGTCAACTATCTCAAACCGCTGTCTCGGGCCGAACAGATCAACGCTGTTGAAAACGTTATAGGTACATCGGTGGCATCCCAGGAATCTGTGGTTGCAACACTTGCGCTTGCTGCAGTAACAACTGACCCCTGGCAGTCTCTCTGTCAAGCAGCGGAGGTTGGCGGTGATACCGACACCATTGCGGCAATGCTCGGCGCGATTCTAGGTGCTCGGCTAGGAATTTCTGCGTGGCCTGATACGGAGATCGCCATCCTAGAGCGTGTGAATTCGCTGAAACTAAATCCACTTATTGACCAACTTCTGCACCTGCGCCAAAACTAA
- a CDS encoding ROK family protein, producing the protein MKFAPRPTGAGEMFQLLRDGTPRTRSELAVQTGQARSTIAVRIDVLTTAGLIMPVGEASSTGGRRPATFAFNPEARVVLSVDLGAVHARLAIADLAANLLTTYEEALSIADGPEAVLERVAVLGRKLLKETGREQSDLAAIGIGLPGPVEHITGRPVSPPIMPGWDGYDVVGDLRKVFNVPVLVDNDVNLMAVGEHRTAWAEHNNVLVLKVSTGIGSGIILDGDLRRGAQGAAGDIGHVAARERYGDVPCNCGNTGCLEAVAGGAALARSLSDQGLAADSVADIVGLVRSGEMAAQGAVRDAGREIGAVLAACVSLLNPSLVVVGGAMVEAGEQLMAGIREVLYRRSLPLATQHLRIVTAQAKERAGVLGGAYLAIDHVLSPEAIDRLFI; encoded by the coding sequence TTGAAGTTTGCCCCGAGACCCACTGGCGCTGGCGAAATGTTCCAGTTGCTACGTGACGGCACGCCGCGCACGCGTTCAGAGCTGGCCGTTCAAACTGGCCAAGCGCGGTCCACAATCGCCGTGCGCATTGATGTTCTGACGACGGCAGGGCTCATTATGCCCGTTGGTGAAGCAAGCTCAACGGGAGGGCGCAGGCCGGCCACTTTTGCGTTTAACCCCGAGGCTCGTGTGGTGCTCAGTGTTGACCTAGGTGCGGTGCATGCAAGGCTTGCAATTGCTGACTTAGCGGCAAATCTCCTCACAACCTATGAAGAGGCCCTATCTATTGCGGATGGGCCGGAGGCGGTCCTTGAACGCGTAGCGGTTTTGGGGCGTAAATTGCTCAAAGAGACGGGCCGGGAGCAGTCCGACCTAGCCGCAATTGGGATTGGTTTGCCCGGACCTGTTGAGCACATAACCGGACGTCCCGTCTCACCTCCGATCATGCCTGGTTGGGACGGATATGACGTAGTTGGGGACCTGCGTAAGGTCTTTAACGTCCCAGTTCTGGTCGATAATGACGTCAACTTGATGGCGGTTGGAGAGCACAGAACAGCCTGGGCCGAGCATAATAATGTCCTCGTTCTCAAGGTCTCGACTGGAATTGGCTCTGGAATTATCTTGGATGGTGACCTGCGCAGAGGCGCTCAAGGCGCTGCGGGGGACATCGGCCACGTAGCCGCACGAGAGCGTTACGGCGATGTCCCCTGCAACTGTGGAAATACTGGTTGCCTCGAAGCCGTAGCGGGTGGTGCCGCTTTGGCGCGTTCGCTTAGTGATCAAGGGCTTGCTGCCGATAGTGTTGCAGATATTGTGGGATTGGTTAGAAGCGGCGAGATGGCTGCTCAGGGAGCCGTGCGTGATGCGGGACGTGAGATCGGAGCGGTTCTTGCGGCTTGTGTTTCACTGCTGAACCCTTCCCTTGTTGTAGTTGGTGGAGCAATGGTCGAAGCCGGAGAACAGCTGATGGCTGGAATCCGGGAAGTGCTATATAGGCGGTCGCTTCCGCTGGCAACGCAGCACTTGAGAATCGTTACTGCTCAGGCGAAAGAGCGGGCGGGTGTCCTTGGCGGCGCCTACTTAGCTATTGACCACGTGCTTTCACCAGAAGCTATCGACAGATTGTTTATCTAG
- a CDS encoding metal ABC transporter permease yields MEFLQALTEYEYLRKALITALLVGVQCGVVGSFTVLRGLALMGDAVSHAVLPGIAASFLLGIGFFPGALAAGLLTAFGIGYINQRSKLKNDAVIGIVFTTMFALGVVMISLSPSSTDLTKILFGNVLAVRPADMWMTVIVGALVILTVVALYKEFQVSSFDPTMAATYGLSTKTLHHLLMTLLTLVAVASLQTVGVILVVAMLIIPASTAFLLTERLPVMIGLSACFGMVAAAGGLYLSFTYNLPSGAAIVLVGSALFICAFLGAPKQGIISRAIVARRTRTAAAV; encoded by the coding sequence ATGGAGTTCTTACAAGCCCTTACCGAGTACGAGTACCTCAGGAAAGCACTCATCACCGCACTGCTTGTTGGTGTGCAATGCGGAGTGGTGGGCTCTTTCACCGTGCTGCGCGGGTTAGCACTCATGGGAGATGCTGTCTCACACGCGGTCTTGCCTGGAATCGCTGCCTCCTTCTTGTTGGGGATTGGGTTCTTCCCCGGGGCGCTAGCTGCGGGACTACTTACTGCCTTTGGCATTGGCTACATCAATCAGCGCAGCAAACTCAAGAACGACGCAGTCATTGGGATCGTTTTTACAACCATGTTTGCGCTTGGTGTGGTCATGATTTCGCTGTCACCCTCGAGCACTGACCTAACCAAAATCCTGTTTGGCAACGTGTTGGCAGTGCGTCCCGCTGATATGTGGATGACGGTAATCGTTGGGGCGCTGGTGATTCTGACGGTCGTTGCCCTGTACAAAGAGTTTCAGGTCAGTTCGTTTGACCCCACCATGGCGGCGACTTACGGACTCTCTACCAAGACCCTGCACCACCTGCTCATGACCCTCTTGACCTTGGTTGCGGTCGCCTCGCTGCAGACCGTGGGTGTCATCTTGGTGGTTGCCATGCTGATCATTCCGGCGTCGACAGCATTCCTGCTGACAGAGCGCTTGCCGGTCATGATTGGTCTGTCAGCCTGCTTTGGCATGGTCGCGGCAGCGGGCGGGCTCTACCTGAGCTTTACCTACAATCTGCCATCCGGGGCAGCAATTGTCCTAGTTGGTTCGGCACTATTTATCTGTGCCTTTCTCGGTGCGCCAAAGCAGGGGATCATCAGCCGGGCCATTGTGGCGAGGCGAACTAGAACCGCGGCAGCTGTCTAA
- a CDS encoding D-alanyl-D-alanine carboxypeptidase family protein, which translates to MPPVTLDSDTANNRQQTQPPTIPPSSIPPVPAPPAATYAQASKVRKDDGRRTFYAGSSRALPQAGKAIIAILVLGLALAAWKISSGILGGTDEPIKDPVITAPVHANGQIPTSALQSVEGSYLLLPDAAAEFINLRQAFEAAGHTLTINSAYRDTATQQELVEKYGLLEDGGTAAPVGSSEHGLGIAVDLTLDFEALQWFRANAADFGITATIVEEPWHWVYTG; encoded by the coding sequence ATGCCTCCAGTAACCCTCGATTCAGATACGGCAAACAACAGGCAACAAACCCAGCCGCCGACCATTCCTCCGAGCTCAATTCCGCCGGTTCCCGCACCGCCCGCAGCCACCTATGCGCAAGCATCGAAGGTCCGCAAGGATGACGGGCGCCGGACTTTCTACGCCGGCTCATCCCGCGCCCTGCCGCAAGCCGGCAAAGCAATCATTGCGATCCTTGTCTTGGGGCTGGCCCTTGCCGCTTGGAAGATCAGCTCCGGTATTCTGGGCGGCACGGATGAGCCCATCAAAGACCCGGTGATTACTGCTCCGGTACACGCCAATGGGCAAATCCCCACAAGCGCTCTGCAAAGCGTTGAAGGCAGCTACCTTTTGCTTCCCGATGCTGCCGCCGAGTTCATCAACCTGCGCCAAGCTTTTGAAGCGGCCGGGCACACGTTGACCATAAATTCTGCTTATCGGGACACGGCCACTCAGCAAGAACTGGTGGAAAAATATGGGCTACTTGAGGACGGCGGAACCGCAGCCCCGGTAGGTTCAAGCGAACACGGTCTGGGCATTGCCGTGGACCTCACCCTAGATTTCGAAGCCCTGCAATGGTTCAGAGCCAATGCCGCAGACTTCGGGATTACCGCAACCATTGTTGAGGAACCCTGGCACTGGGTCTACACGGGATAA
- a CDS encoding PfkB family carbohydrate kinase, giving the protein MPKPQLVYTGNVIVDLVLSVDGLPELGGDVIASSSMVTAGGGYNVMVAAARDNFPVTFAGQYGSGVFGLVVRKALADSGFSVVQEGLEGQDSGYCVALLDPSTERTFVTHVGAEGQLTKADLDRVQVREQDTVYVSGYSLAHPVNAASLPGWLAQIPKGATVITDPSPLIDQLAPQAMSQVLGRSNVLSANAREARLGSNLEDLAEAAVWFSSRIQPGGVVLIRDGANGCWVFSNEIGPKPVLVEGFEVAAVDTNGAGDAFGGVFAAEFSRGAGVLKAVRRANAAAALAVTQFGPATSPTAAQIDEFLAAQA; this is encoded by the coding sequence ATGCCTAAGCCACAACTTGTCTACACAGGAAACGTCATTGTCGATCTGGTTCTTAGTGTTGATGGATTGCCGGAGTTAGGGGGTGATGTCATCGCGTCCTCTTCGATGGTGACTGCCGGGGGAGGGTACAACGTCATGGTGGCTGCAGCCCGGGACAATTTTCCAGTTACCTTCGCTGGGCAATACGGATCCGGCGTATTTGGCTTAGTTGTCCGCAAAGCTCTTGCAGACAGCGGATTCTCGGTGGTTCAGGAAGGGCTGGAGGGACAAGATAGTGGCTACTGTGTGGCTCTATTAGACCCGTCAACCGAACGCACATTCGTTACCCATGTGGGCGCTGAAGGGCAACTGACTAAGGCCGATCTTGACCGGGTGCAAGTCCGAGAACAAGACACTGTGTATGTATCTGGTTACAGTCTGGCTCACCCTGTCAATGCTGCTAGTCTGCCCGGCTGGCTAGCGCAAATTCCCAAAGGTGCAACGGTAATTACGGATCCGTCTCCACTGATCGACCAGTTGGCCCCGCAGGCCATGAGCCAAGTCTTGGGGCGTTCAAATGTGTTGAGTGCCAATGCTCGAGAGGCCCGGCTTGGGTCGAACCTTGAGGACCTTGCTGAAGCAGCTGTGTGGTTTAGCAGCAGGATCCAACCAGGAGGGGTCGTCTTGATCCGCGATGGTGCAAACGGATGCTGGGTATTTTCCAATGAGATTGGCCCAAAGCCCGTCTTGGTAGAAGGCTTTGAGGTTGCGGCAGTGGACACCAATGGTGCGGGGGACGCATTTGGTGGAGTATTTGCTGCAGAGTTTTCACGTGGGGCAGGAGTGCTGAAAGCAGTGCGCCGTGCCAACGCGGCGGCAGCCCTAGCGGTCACCCAGTTTGGACCGGCAACATCCCCAACAGCAGCACAGATTGATGAGTTTTTAGCTGCCCAAGCCTAA
- a CDS encoding zinc ABC transporter substrate-binding protein, translated as MSITRLLAIAVLILGLSGCGLAAKDDSATAEDPDKVQVVATYSILGDMIAEIGGDHIQVHSIVPLGVDPHQYTPLPLDLQKSAQADLIVWNGLNLEMGDGWLASLLDISGKEFDTDQVVEAGAQVTPQYLADSAGESTINPHAFLDPNVGIQYAEAMRDGLIKIDPDNAGQYEQNAADYISELEQIDQLYKDNIAQIPSAQRVLVTSENAYQYMADRYGLTTGFVWEIDTDEQGTPEQIKELIHLINTTKVPALFVESNKDPRPMETISRETGVPIYGTLFSDELGKPGQDGGTYLKMLRFNIKQIHAGLTQ; from the coding sequence ATGTCTATTACACGTCTGTTAGCTATCGCGGTTCTCATTCTTGGGCTTTCCGGGTGTGGCTTGGCCGCCAAGGATGATTCCGCAACGGCGGAGGATCCGGACAAGGTGCAGGTGGTTGCCACATACTCGATCCTTGGGGACATGATCGCGGAAATCGGTGGTGATCACATCCAGGTCCATAGCATTGTGCCGCTCGGGGTTGATCCTCACCAGTACACTCCGCTGCCACTTGATCTGCAAAAGTCTGCCCAAGCGGATTTGATTGTCTGGAACGGCCTGAACCTTGAAATGGGTGATGGCTGGCTTGCTAGCCTGCTGGATATCTCTGGAAAAGAATTTGATACCGACCAAGTGGTCGAGGCGGGGGCGCAGGTAACGCCGCAATACCTTGCCGATTCCGCAGGTGAAAGCACCATCAACCCGCATGCGTTCTTGGACCCAAACGTTGGCATTCAATACGCCGAAGCAATGCGTGATGGACTCATCAAGATTGACCCGGACAACGCGGGCCAGTATGAGCAGAATGCCGCTGACTACATTTCTGAGTTGGAGCAAATTGACCAACTCTACAAGGACAACATCGCCCAGATCCCAAGCGCACAACGTGTCCTAGTCACCAGTGAAAATGCGTATCAATACATGGCTGATAGGTATGGCCTAACGACCGGGTTTGTCTGGGAGATTGATACCGATGAACAGGGGACACCAGAACAGATCAAGGAGCTGATTCACCTGATCAATACGACAAAGGTACCGGCTCTGTTTGTTGAATCCAACAAGGACCCGCGCCCCATGGAAACGATCTCCCGAGAAACCGGCGTGCCAATTTATGGAACGTTGTTCTCGGATGAGTTGGGCAAGCCAGGGCAAGACGGAGGCACCTATCTCAAGATGCTACGGTTCAACATCAAGCAGATTCATGCGGGGTTGACCCAATGA